The following DNA comes from Serpentinimonas raichei.
TTTGGGCAAATCGAGGTGCGCCACGAAGCGCACGTCGGGCTTGTCGATGCCCATGCCAAAGGCGATGGTGGCGACCATGATCAGCCCGTCTTCGCGCAAGAAGCGGTCTTGGTGGCGCTGGCGCGTGGCGGCGTCGAGCCCGGCGTGGTAGGGCAGCGCCTGCAGGCCATGCGCCGCCAGTTGCGCCGCCACGTCTTCGACCTTGCGCCGCGACTGGCAATAGACCACACCCGCGTCGTGCTGCAACTGGCCATTGACCTGGCTGCTGTGCTCGCGCTCGATGAAGCGCAGCAACTGCTGCAGGCTGTCTTTTTTCTCGACGATGGCGTAGCGGATGTTGGGCCGGTCGAAGCTGCTCACGAAGGTGCGCGCCTGCTGCAACTGCAACTGCTCGACGATGTCGGCCCGCGTGAGCGCATCGGCGGTGGCGGTCAAGGCGATGCGCGGCACGCCGGGAAAGCGCTCGTGCAGCGCCACCAGACTGCGGTAGTCGGGCCGGAAATCGTGCCCCCACTGGCTCACGCAGTGCGCCTCGTCGATGGCAAACAGGCTCAGGGCGCCGCGCTCGTACAGGGCTTGCAGTTGCGCCATGCAGCGCGCCGTGGCCAGCCGCTCGGGGGCGGCGTAGAGCAAGGTGAGCGCGCCGCTCATCATGCGCCGCTCGACCGCTGCGGCCTGCTCCGGGCTCAGGCTGGAGTTGAGGTAGGCCGCCTCCACCCCGGCTTCGAGCAAGGCCCCCACCTGGTCGTGCATGAGCGCGATCAGCGGCGAGACCACCACCGTCAGCCCGCGCCCGGCGCGCTGCCGCACGATCGCCGGCACCTGGTAGCACAGCGATTTGCCGCCGCCAGTGGGCATGAGCACCAGTGCGTCGCCGCCCGCGCTCAGGTGCGCCACGATCTCGGCCTGCGCGCCGCGAAAGGCGGGGTAGCCAAACACCTCTTGCAGCACCTGCAGGCAGGGGTCGGCGCTGGCGCGGTCCGAGCGCGGCCCGTCCAAGCCAGACCCGGGCTCCAGCCCCGGCTCGGTCACCGCCCCTGGCTGCAGCCCTAGGGGTGCCAGCGCCGCTTCAGCCACGGGCTGCGTTCACATCTGCTCCCACGGCAGGCCGTCGAAACGCCAGCCGTTGCGGGTGGAGCGGTGAAAGTTCGCATCCAAGTCGCCCTCGAAGCCGTGCAGCACGTGCGCCACTTCGCCAAAGCCAGCCGCCTCCAGCGCCGCCCCGGCATCAAGCGTGCGCTTGCCGCTGCGGCAGATCAGCAGCAGCGGGCGCTCCTTGCTGCCGGCTTCGCGCTCGACCTGCTGCACGAAGCGCTGCGCATCGGGGCGCAGTTCGGGGTATTCGTACCACGGCACTTGCACCACACCGGGCGGGCGGCCCACATAGAGCGACTCGACCTCCATGCGCACATCGACAAACAGTGGGCGTTGCTCGGCCGGGCGCGCGCTGAGGCTTTGCAGCCAGTCCCAAGCTTGGCGGGGTAAAAGGTGTTGCATAGGGGCCTATTCTCGCCGCAGCAGCCGCGCCGCCTCGCGCGCAAAGTAGGTCAGCACGCCGTCGGCCCCGGCGCGCTTGAAGGCCAGCAGGCTCTCAATCATCACGGCGTCGTGCGCCAGCCAGCCGTTTTGCGCCGCCGCCTTGAGCATGGCGTATTCGCCGCTCACCTGGTAGGCAAAGGTGGGCACGCGGAATTCATCCTTCACCCGGCGCACGATGTCGAGGTAGGGCAGGCCCGGTTTGACCATCACCATATCGGCCCCTTCGGCCAGGTCGAGCGCCACTTCGCGCAGCGCCTCGTCGCTGTTGCCGGGGTCCATCTGATAGACTTTTTTGTCGGCGCGGCCGAGGTTGGCGGCGCTGCCCACCGCATCGCGAAAGGGGCCGTAAAAGGCGCTGGCGTACTTGGCGCTGTAGGCCATGATGCGGGTGTGCACATGGCCCTGCGCCTCCAGCGCCTGCCGGATGGCGCCGATGCGGCCGTCCATCATGTCGCTCGGGGCCACGATATCGACCCCGGCCGCCGCCTGGCACAGCGCCTGCTGCACCAGCACCTGCACCGTGGCGTCGTTGACGATGTAGCCGCTGTCATCGAGCAGGCCGTCCTGGCCGTGGCTGGTGTAGGGGTCGAGCGCCACGTCGGTCATCAGGCCCA
Coding sequences within:
- the recQ gene encoding DNA helicase RecQ produces the protein MEPGSGLDGPRSDRASADPCLQVLQEVFGYPAFRGAQAEIVAHLSAGGDALVLMPTGGGKSLCYQVPAIVRQRAGRGLTVVVSPLIALMHDQVGALLEAGVEAAYLNSSLSPEQAAAVERRMMSGALTLLYAAPERLATARCMAQLQALYERGALSLFAIDEAHCVSQWGHDFRPDYRSLVALHERFPGVPRIALTATADALTRADIVEQLQLQQARTFVSSFDRPNIRYAIVEKKDSLQQLLRFIEREHSSQVNGQLQHDAGVVYCQSRRKVEDVAAQLAAHGLQALPYHAGLDAATRQRHQDRFLREDGLIMVATIAFGMGIDKPDVRFVAHLDLPKNIEGYYQETGRAGRDGQPANAWMAYGLQDVIQQRSLIDASPAADEFKQAMRGKLDGLLALAEASDCRRVRLLGYFGEDSSACHNCDNCLAPPQTWDASEAARKLLSCIFRVQQASGSAFGAGHLIDILRGKATDKVQQHGHQRLSTFGIGAELGESEWRSLLRQLIARAAVWVDGEHFNTLRLGEGARAVLKGEQSVYLKLQARTRTTPAATARTRSSAASTLPLAARETLAALKAWRAEVAREHNLPAYVIFHDATLEALAQRQPRTLADLQGIPGLGQKKLQAYGAEVLRVLERRL
- a CDS encoding rhodanese-like domain-containing protein — encoded protein: MQHLLPRQAWDWLQSLSARPAEQRPLFVDVRMEVESLYVGRPPGVVQVPWYEYPELRPDAQRFVQQVEREAGSKERPLLLICRSGKRTLDAGAALEAAGFGEVAHVLHGFEGDLDANFHRSTRNGWRFDGLPWEQM
- the hemB gene encoding porphobilinogen synthase — translated: MSQPPAPFPLSRPRRLRRDAFSRNLVREHQLTAHDLIYPVFLLDGSDRCEPVASMPGVERLSLDRLLPVAQECVELGIPALALFPVLDPALKTPDGREACNPEGLVPRAVAALKARFPMLGLMTDVALDPYTSHGQDGLLDDSGYIVNDATVQVLVQQALCQAAAGVDIVAPSDMMDGRIGAIRQALEAQGHVHTRIMAYSAKYASAFYGPFRDAVGSAANLGRADKKVYQMDPGNSDEALREVALDLAEGADMVMVKPGLPYLDIVRRVKDEFRVPTFAYQVSGEYAMLKAAAQNGWLAHDAVMIESLLAFKRAGADGVLTYFAREAARLLRRE